From Pseudomonas putida, one genomic window encodes:
- a CDS encoding GlxA family transcriptional regulator has product MSDQASSERRVHIVIYPGFKSIEAVGALTVFDYANIRQAAEGLPAAYSLHLVAPQPGLVGSDTLVTLQADDLRSSPRPHTALVVGARDIGTAIVEQRLIVDWCRQAASRIERLVGVCSGAFFLAQAGVVDGLNVTTHWSVASKLASDFPLVNVDSDAIFIEQGRIWTCAGVSAAIDLSLALVEQDLGQEMALQIARELVVFLKRPGGQSQFSQHLDSQMTPHSAIRRLRLWILQNLDRPLSLELLAERANMSSRNLRRLFHRESGCSPLVFIERARMEKARRLLVDEDTALKRIADQCGFGSEEQMRRVFQRNLKLTPRRYREQSRAQ; this is encoded by the coding sequence ATGTCTGACCAAGCCTCTTCTGAACGCAGGGTGCACATAGTCATCTACCCCGGTTTCAAATCAATCGAGGCTGTAGGTGCCCTCACCGTCTTCGACTACGCCAACATACGCCAGGCGGCCGAAGGGTTGCCTGCGGCCTACAGCCTGCATCTGGTGGCACCACAACCGGGGCTTGTAGGTTCGGACACCTTGGTCACCCTGCAAGCCGACGACCTTCGTAGCAGCCCACGCCCGCACACCGCACTGGTTGTCGGCGCACGCGACATTGGCACGGCGATAGTCGAGCAGCGGTTGATCGTCGACTGGTGCAGGCAGGCCGCCTCTCGCATCGAGCGGCTGGTCGGCGTTTGCTCGGGGGCTTTTTTTCTTGCCCAAGCGGGAGTCGTAGACGGCCTGAATGTCACTACCCACTGGAGCGTCGCCAGTAAGCTGGCCAGTGATTTCCCCTTGGTCAATGTCGACTCCGATGCCATCTTCATCGAGCAGGGGCGCATATGGACGTGTGCTGGCGTTTCAGCTGCCATCGACCTGAGCCTGGCGCTGGTCGAACAAGACCTCGGCCAGGAAATGGCCCTGCAAATTGCCCGCGAACTGGTGGTATTCCTCAAGCGCCCGGGTGGCCAATCGCAGTTCAGCCAGCACCTGGACAGCCAGATGACCCCGCACTCCGCGATCAGGCGCCTACGGTTGTGGATCCTGCAGAACCTTGATCGGCCGCTGAGCCTGGAGTTGCTCGCCGAGCGCGCGAACATGAGCAGTCGGAACTTGCGCCGGTTGTTCCACAGGGAGTCGGGCTGCTCACCCTTGGTATTCATCGAGCGGGCGCGAATGGAGAAGGCAAGGCGGTTACTGGTGGACGAGGACACTGCACTCAAGCGCATTGCCGACCAGTGCGGTTTCGGCTCCGAAGAACAGATGCGCCGGGTGTTCCAGCGCAACCTCAAGCTGACCCCTCGGCGCTATAGGGAGCAATCCCGCGCTCAATGA